CTACAAAATTTGTCTTTTCAGAaatgatttggtggtggtggtggtggtggtggtggtggtggtggtggtggtgatggtggtcgatttgtgtttttgtgtgtgtgtgtgtgtgtgtttatatcatACAATCTTTTACAAAAATTGTTTAAAGTACTGATATTTTTACATACTTTCTGGTGTGTGGAATTCTTTTTCAAGTAGCACCCAGGATGAACAGATATTTGTGTTCATCTACTTTTTCTGAGTGCCATTCCATAATGTGAAATTGGTTGTAGCACTCCTACGCCAGTGATTCCAAACATTCACAACATAAACTATCTGCATTTCACTCATTAACCTTCCATCTGTGAGCTTTGCACATCTACTCATAAAGAAAAGTTCATCATCCTAGCGTATCCATAGATGACACTGTAAATGCCTTGTAATTGACTTGTAATCTCCTTTCCTAAAACAGGTTCCAACTGATCAAACTGCTTGCCCAGTTCTCCTGGGTAGTTAATACTGCTATCCCATCTCCCCCATGAGTTTCTATCCTATTTTCCAAATTACAGGGGCACGATACCTATGATTCATccttttctcatcttctttttcctctccgCAGTCTTTTAGATGGATTGGAATTTTATCTATTACTCAGTAAAACTGCTTCTTTACAGTACCAAGGAGATTTAACTGCAAACTATTTTATAATCCTTGTCATTTCCAGAGAATTATATTCACTCTTAAGAGTAGAGATGATAATACTATTCATTGTtgtattaatataaaatttattaaaacttttgtctaaaatatttcatttactaAATGTCTTTCTATGGTTATCTTGAGGCAAACTGATATTTGTACAAGATTACTGCAGGTCAAACATTCCCAAAAGCATATTTCTTAAAGTTCAAATTTCACTCTTTCTTACAATTGGTATGCTTTCTGGATCATCTGAAAGTTTGAAAACTGTCAACTTTATTACTAATAAGTTTCATTAACACAAAAGTCAAGTTGAATCTATTTTGACATGGGATACTTTAGGTATCATATCATTTTCATTGCAGTGACAAGCCTCTAAAACCATTTGGCTTTGATCAATGAAAGATAGTGAAAATAATGCAAATTCATTTGGGAATCATTTTAACTCATAACTACATAAAGATGCAAGCAGCAGATGCAGGTGAGTTACCTATCAAAAGAAAATTGCCAACATACAGAATAGGTTTTTCAATGTAGTACATCCATGACTTTGTATTCTTACAAGCACAGATGCATACTGAAAGAGTGATATTTTAGAATTGTACACAGTTatggaagagacagagaacaggaagataaagcaaacaaaataatctCAAACAATATGTTCAGTAAAACCCTCTGGTTTTATACGTGAAATTAACTGAGGTAAGCAGACTGCTAGGAAAAAGGTACACACAGCTAAGGGCATCAATAATATGCTTCAAAAGTAGATGAGGATCTTTCTGGCAGGATTCTGAAATAtactatttgctttgtttttacatttgttgGCATAGTATATAAGTTTATGAGGGTGAGTAATCTTTCACTATGCCTTTGAAAAGGAAGGGTCTTTCCATGAAAGCTGgtcttctggtcttcagcttcTGTGAAGCAGAATTTCTGGAAGCCACTTGTCTCTGCCGAGATTGATTCACTGAGTGAAACTGCAGTACTGAAGAGATATTGGAATATTGCAGGTATAATGACTAATAACATTATCTTACTGACTGCTAGACTTCCAAAACAGCTATTCCTTGGAAGTTCTGAGGCTGAACATTTTGTCACTCATAGAGAAATATTTTTAGGGCCTTTTAGCAAAACAGTAGCCTTCACCAACACAAGAGCTAAAAACGTATTAGGTAGCACCTTGACATTGTATAAACAATCTTCCTCCATCTTGCTGTAACAATCTCTATTATGTGCTCCCTCTCCCAAGttaaattgtaatttaaatatgaCTTTGTTTATGTCAttcttttttctgtataaaaCAAACCTTCATTAAACTGTCTATATGTTGGAACATGGATTTTGGGATAACTCATAATTCCACCAGTGGAGAATAAGACTACTAGCACAATTTAAAACCAactttgaagcaagctttaattaaatccTGGCCAGGTGGATAAGCTCTGTCTAGATCCATACCCAGCTTTCTCGGAAATGACCAAGTCTTAGTTTGCAGCAGCTTAACAAGAAAAAGCCATAATTCATTGCAATTTTAATCAGGTCCTATCATGAGCAAGCATACAACCTGATGTACCTCCCAcctacatccaatcaggggcaaatATATGTCCTGATACATTTCCTTTCTATGGCCCTCCCACCCTCATGTGATCAAGCATATCAGTGCCAATGGGTCAAACacacttgtttaggggagtgaaattGTGGTTGCTATCTCTCATAAATGATAGCCTCTAGCATTTCAGCAATATGTGTCCTTGAACAAGGGACTTGCAAAtcaaagacatttttgtttcatggatctcttaggaatagtaattaaaacttaaaatgtaatgttGTCTCTCACAAACATAAATCTGTTTTCCTGGGTCATGATCACTTAAACTGGCTCTAGAGTAAGCTTACCTTTATTCTCTTTAAGATGAGAGCTGAAGTATTTGTTTCAACAcacttcatttctctctttgttatatttgaaaattttaattctaCTTATTTACTGCTGGCCTCAAAAGTACTTTTTATGAGAAGCTTTAAAAGTTGCCTAAAGTAAAAAGCAGtccatttgattgattttactttttgaCAGATAAACTAGATTGTCTAATGAcaagtatgtgtgtattttctaatttgcttttttattttcatacttaTAGAAAATAAGCTCAATTTTTCTCTCCATTGGACTGTGTAGACATTCATATActctaggcacacacacataaatgcaccaGTAAGTTTGTTATATTAGGTACTAGAATCCATTCTATATTGGAGGTCACTGTtggattttaaaaaagttatgGCATATTTGTTTCTATAATTTTCGTGGGTGAGTTAAACACATAATGCTCTACTGTGCACATATAAAGGGTCTCGTAGTGGGAATGTTATCAAAATTGGAAGTTAAAAATACCCCTCTTCAATATATTGTGCTTTTAAGTCTTTAATTCCACTTTGTATCTTTCAATTTTcatcttaattttataaatttataaagaacaataTTTCCCTTCAATGAAGCAAATTTATAACACAAATAATATTTGTGTTATTAGTTTTATATTATGAGAGGTTTCAAGTTTAATAATATCTATACATATTAAATAGCTGTAAGGAGAGAGTTACCATTTTCCTAACATATTCAAAACTTTTCATTCAACTCTGACGTTGTGAATattgctttctcttttattctcccCCACTTCATTCTTTTGTGCCAGCAACATTTCTACATCTAAAGCCTAATAgacacttcatttttctttgtagtctTTGTTAAATTACCTTTATAATGGAAAATACCTTTCTTTGCATCTTGTATTTCCCTTATCTGAAGAGAGGGCTGCCTATAGGCAGTCTCTTTGAAATCTAGGAGGTTGCCGTAACCTTGTTTTTGCTTAGATTATCAGCACTTTGCCACTTCCCTGCCTGAATTCTTAAACACTAATGAAAGTAAAAGGATCCAAACAATGACTTTTCTTTTGGTTGGTGTGGTGGGCAGCAATTTCTTTGCTTAGGATAATAACATCTCTCACTCTCATTTCAATATTATGGAATGCCATATGTTTTAGCTGTTCTTCCTAGTAGCTGTAAAATGTAAAGCATAATagattaaattagaaaaaaaaagcttgattAAAACTAAATTTCCAAATGATTAATGCTaatgaattctgtcttctgaGGTTGATTTTTAGTTTGTGTATTGTCTTTAGTATTTGAATCCTCAGTGCTAAAACCttacaaatattttcccctaCTCAATAAGACATAAGGaacaaaattcattaaaatacagaaagaattccATTGAAGAATACCCCAATATTGTAAATGCCAAATCACAGAACACTGGCTTGAAGCACCTAACACATAAGATGCCAGTTTTTCAGTTGACTCAATGACATTGGCAATTTCGTTACAGAGGTTTGGTGAGCAAATGTTCCAGTGATAATGTTGAAATGTGAAATAAGAAGTTATGATAATACCCATGTCCATTCACTgcagaataaaagcaaaaaatagtttttatgttggataataaatattattttaagagataaaaataggcagggattttttaaaaaatgttgagtTGATGTATGGAAGAACTCATTTTCCAATTTTAATCCCACCTATTGAGAAATAGACCACTACCACATTTTAAAGCtcaatttgaagcaagctttaattaaataatgGACAGGTGCACTGTCGCTGGTTAGATACATACCAGGGTTCCTGGGAGATGGCCCAGAATCACAGTTTGTAATGGCTTAAGGAGGAAAACCCATCATTTATTGCATATCTTCACATTTCCAATCAGGGGAAAATATACATCCTATGTACTTGTGAACCTCCAGCCCACATGTGATTAAGCACATCCACTGCAggtgggtcaaacaaacttgtatAGGGGAATGAAAACATGCGACTTATTATCACCCTGATAGATTTTAAGGTGACATAtatgggtcagtgagatggcaaAGTACCTGTTGTCATATCTAATGATGTGAGTGTCATTCCTGACATCCATAATACAGAAGGGAACTGGAATATTTGATCACCATGTTATGGAATGATAGACTTAATATCATAAAAGGTCACAGTAAAAAACACTTTCAAATCGACCATTAATTCCATCTTTCTAATTACTTCTTCTGTTGTTTATAAGCATTCaggaacacaccacacacacacacacacacacacacacacacacacacacacacacacacacacacaaaggaagcaAAGTGAGTAGTGTCAAGTTTCTCTTTCCATTAATGATTATGTATTTCTACTTTAATTCAGACTCTTAAGAAGGAAAAATGTAACACGGAAAGGAGGAAACATGCAAGTACATACAGAGAAGTAGCCTAGATATATAATGAGAACAGTATCATCACTTCGAACAGTATCATCACTTCAAACAAGTGGAggaagttgttttgttgttgatgttattTTTAATCTTCACTCTCTGATCCAGAATTTTAAGGAGTCATTACCCTAAATGATATAGAGGAGATAGTGACATCAACAGTTGTCATTAGTAGTGCTTTGAAGTTTGTGTACTCTATTATATTAGAGTTTCACTTGTTTCCTTCCCCCGccccctttggtttttccagacaagtcttctctgtgtagctttggagacctccaactcatagtgatccacctgctactgcctcctgagtgcttgctactgcctcctgagtgctgggattaaaggcgtgctccaccaacggcCGGCTGATTCAAgtattttcataaagaaatagCAATAGCAATTCTGGATTATTATTTAGATCCTCTATAATAAGTATTCTTAAACTGGTCAGTTTTATTTGGAACTGCACGGCTGCACATATCTCATAGAAATGTGATATTGTAGTTGTagaatttcagaattttttttcttgatactcATTTTGAATTGTTTGAGAATAGTGGGTGGAGAGTTCCTGCAGCTTTCTTCCTGTTCTGAGCACCGAGGCTCTGGCTGCTGGTTTCTCGCCGTTTTCCTCGTGACATGGCCGGGAAACCGCAATCTGAGCTCCAGCCTCAGTCCAAGAAATACAAGTCAGTTCCACAGGAAGCTGGAGGTTGAAAAAGAACAGCAAGAAGCAATTGAACACATTGATGaagtagaaaatgaaatagaCAGACTtaatgaacaagccagtaaggaAATTTTGAACGTAGAACAAAAATCTAACAAACTACGTCAGCAATTTTTTCAGAGGAGGTCAGAATTGATCGCCAAAATCCCAAGTTTTGGGGTAACATTTGTCAACCATCCACAAGTGTCTGCACTGCTTGGGAAGGAGGATGGAGAGGCTATGCACCACTTGACCAGAGTTGaagtgacagaatttgaagacttTAAATCAGGTTACAGAATAGATTTTCACTTTGATGAATtccttactttgaaaataaatttctctcCAAAGAATTTCATCTGAATGAGAGTGGTGACCTGTACAGAGGAGTTGCAGGTTAAGatatatttattcaaataataccagccaagcacaagccagagagtgcccagaggcagcaagcttgGGAGTCCAGAGCGAGCTCCCATGTCTCTGCTgcaccttaagaactccccaccaGTCATcatgaacctcccctgaccacaccctgacaggctctgttaagcacacctgtagccagcccttaggaagcatggttatagtgtctccctgcaattttccttttagtctaaaagaggattaaaatgtAATAGTGTAAAACACccaaaattagcaatcataaagatgaaatacaagaagatacaataatctgttattgcacatcctaactatgtctattccagctaagccctaaagtcatctgaaaggggtgtccaacctgaacaacttcttccaatcccaaccataaacaataggaaagttattcctaactaggcctacaccaccctaatagacaataatgggaaCCGGGTGTAGCATCTTCCAAGTAACTaactgctgaaatgggatgagggtagccttgtggggtcctgtagcaagaaaatgttagtatagtgaaagtctgtAATGGGTTACCTCCAGTCcgtgttagatgggatttgcttgattgaagatctaggttgacatcctcaacttgattgaagccagtactcgaagctctggtgggagtgtcagttgaaacagggtaagttggatccagtgcagtccagGAGGTATGCCCCAATTCCTTTTCCCAGAGCATCCAggaattgctgtcaggcaggtctttattggctgtatgggactcaaacataagtgttaacAGAGACttgtttgcttgcatatgtatgtatgctgggaaaggcaaccatgggaaaacaacaattatgacagggtgtacaccttgaaagaaaaagccaagaagaagcaaaagatagtcctcaaattcttcattttgtGTTATATCAATTGGCTttttgatataatacagaaactctaaagtttaaaCAACATGGTTGGATTTTaagggaggaaagccaaatccaacacTAAATCTAGTGTCGACTtagttgaatagggactaggaaatgaagagaaatagagttatttgaaagACAGCTGTacagtttaccatatggcacgttccttttgtttgatggttatagctaccttcttttcttaagtatctgctcatgtagtgttcttggacttctggagatgagttttcctgtgaagataaaaacaaagcacttccctttcctttgggaggctttcatttagtttatgagatatacctcagtaaatacctgtcaatcatccttgttgagagggttgtctttttcaactcaaatcttgatcaatttggatggtatccaaagttttcttcccatgtggaaacaaatgcaaaacccctaccccaatgtaacacttGTCCAGGCTTCtataccgaggtcagtacatctttgaagtaccctggttgattcagttcagtagatttttccatagtccagtgtctttctgcagctatttgacttttgtcattggcattaagaaagtttagtgtcaataaagcattaagCAACCTATGTTGGGGGGGTTCACTTACCAGCTTggctatggagcatctccttaagcgtTCTATTAGATCTTTCAGCAACTatttgtcctgtaggattgtgtgtatacatgtgacatgctttatgttataacaTTTGAAGAACTTCCATTTTtatggagacatatgctggagcattgtcagtttgtAGGGAATGAGACCCTTAATCTCAGGGTCCTGGGTTCAtgccccatgttgggtgccagGTGTACTCAGAGGGTGCatgttaagatatctttattcaaataatacaggccaagcacaagccagagcgtgcccagaggcagcaagctagggaggccagagagagagctcCCAGGTGTCCCCACAAGTCATCCTGAACCTTCCCTGAGCACGCCCTGACAGGCTTTGTTAAgttacacctgtagccagcccttaggaagcatggttactgtgtctccctacagtgaCCCATCATCAAAGTCCTCGGAGATCAAATGGAAATCCGGAAAGGATTTGTCAAAATGCTTAAGTCAAACTCAGAATAAGGCCAGCAGGAAGAGGCGGCACAAAGAGCCACAGAGCTTCTTTACATGGTTTACTGACCATTCTGATGCAGGTGAAGATGAGTTAGGAGAGGTCATCAAAGACGATATTTGGCCAAAACCCTTGCAGTACTATTTTGTTCCTGATATGGATGATgaagaaggagaggcagaagatgatgatgaagatgatgatgatgataataaggaggaggatgaggaggaggaggaggaggaggaaggcttgGAAGATATTGGCAAAGAAGGGGATGAAGATGAATGTGAAGAAGACGAAGACGAAGATGATGACtaaggggaagaaggagaggaagatgaaGGTGAGAATGACTAGCACAGAAGACTGGTGGATTCCaaccatcttttttattttcttttattttcaattttctccaGTCCCTGGGAGCAAGTTGCAgtcatttccctcccctccccaatcccTCTTGTGCTCAATAGCCCAGTTTTTGAGGTCTCTTCTCAACACCATGGTTCTCAACTTATTTAGGGGGAAATACTTGAGCAAAATACAACGAGAAGAGAATCTCCACTCTTCTgttctaaattcatttttatccTCATCTCCTTTCTTTACACTGGCATAGTCGAGGGGAAGAAATAGATGAAGATgatattagaaaaaatatttaatgtttattccTAAATTTCTGTGTGTAAATTTTTTGTTACACTAAATTATTAACATTCAAATAGATTTATAACTAtatgagaagaaaagcagaagtaTCATAAAGCAAATGGGtaagaagaaaaaattattgaGTTCACAAAAACGTTGTGCCAATTATTAGGAATGTCAGGTTTCTGAGAGAAGGCAAAGCATTTTCAATatgaaaatgaagattaaatTGGCAAACTagaaaggaggggggagaaaaaggGAGAATTTAGCACTTGTCAACAAGGAAAAGGTCATAGTATTTTGGTTGctataaaaattctaaaaagatCTAGTGTGGAAGTTGCCTTACTATAATGGTTAAGCCATGATCCTTTTCAGTGGACAGTTAAatctttttgtttacattttagaAATACAGTAAATACTAGGAACTGTGAAATCAGCTGCTGCTAGTTCTGTAGCACATTGAAAAATGACTATAAAAGTAGTCTCTACTGTAAAATTGTAGACTGACAAagcttttatattgtttttttctatctCCCGCAACTGCTGTCTCTTTCATCCTCACTGTCTTCATCTATCCTTTactcttttatttccccttccttcctcttactCTTTAATATTTGTAACAAGGTCATGTGTCTCAGACTGGATGGAATTTGCTCCATATTTAACCTGATCCTTCTGTTGCTCCCTCCTAAATTTGGAGATAATCAGCATATTCACCCATGCATTGTTTAAGATCATCTAAAGACATTTACAACCTAAATAATTTGACAGTATTGGAGGCCAGCAGAGTCAAACTCTACTGATTCCCTACCAACATCAAAGTCACTTGCCTCATCTTCAGCATAAGTATTTAGAAAATTTCTTATCTACAAAGTAACAGCATGATTTAACACCTGTGCAGTTCCAGTCATGTCTCTTTATTGTTCTGTCTCTATCCTCATTTTCCTGTCTTGCTTCTAACTCATCCTGGCTGCTTCTTCTAGCttctttttttatattctaaatcTCTTTCCCCCCTCAGGATCCTTGAAGTGCTAAAGAAAATACAAGACTTGTTTCTCATTGGTCAAGAGCAAATTCCTAGGATCAGTGATAGGTAGTTGACACATTGTCATGACAACACAAGGGTTCAAGGTTACAGAAATGAGATCATGACTCAAGGGCAGGGGGGAGAAGGAGATAAGCTTTGATACATAGGTCTTTTGCTAACACACAGGAAAGCAAAGAATTGGCATGGTTTTCCTTAGTCACCTTGAGTGGATATCTATGGCTCTGAACTTGTACATAGATATAAGGTTTCAAACTTAAGATCAATTTACACAAAGCCTTTATTCaagtttgaacttgctctgaggtaaaAGTGACCTAATTGTGTACAGTTTGTGTTTGACTGAGTAATAATTGCTATTTTCTGATATGAgtctgaataaaaagaaataaagcaggCTTTTAAGTGTATACAGTCTTCATGGAACAAACAAATCCATTTATGAAGCATGTCCCAGTATATATGCTATACATTAAAACTATATAGGAGAATGAAAAATCATCTTCGTGATCATCCACACATATATGTGCCCATAAGTTTGAGATGCAATCATGAGATTACAAATACACTTCACATGAGATTACATACTACACTGCAGGTATTGGTGAGGAACTAGGGAGTTTTAGCAAAAGTTAGAAACAGTTTCCAGAGTCAATGATCCTACAGACATCGTGTGGACAAGATTAACCACCATTAGAAAATCATTTCTCTGGTGGGTTGACACTTGAACACTAGTTGTCACCTGCTACTGCTATAACTTTCATGGACCCGGACATGATAATACCTCCAAAGTATTGAATAAAAATGGACAAGAGACCTCTCACAGGGCTCCAAGTCTAAATGATGACTGCAGTAATATAAAGGTTGCTGAGAGTG
The Cricetulus griseus strain 17A/GY chromosome 1 unlocalized genomic scaffold, alternate assembly CriGri-PICRH-1.0 chr1_1, whole genome shotgun sequence genome window above contains:
- the LOC103162671 gene encoding LOW QUALITY PROTEIN: protein SET isoform X2 (The sequence of the model RefSeq protein was modified relative to this genomic sequence to represent the inferred CDS: substituted 1 base at 1 genomic stop codon); its protein translation is MVTVSPYSDPSSKSSEIKWKSGKDLSKCLSQTQNKASRKRRHKEPQSFFTWFTDHSDAGEDELGEVIKDDIWPKPLQYYFVPDMDDEEGEAEDDDEDDDDDNKEEDEEEEEEEEGLEDIGKEGDEDECEEDEDEDDDXGEEGEEDEGEND